The following are encoded in a window of Impatiens glandulifera chromosome 5, dImpGla2.1, whole genome shotgun sequence genomic DNA:
- the LOC124937670 gene encoding protein LIGHT-DEPENDENT SHORT HYPOCOTYLS 4-like, with the protein MDNISNTTLQMLISNPPNLTTIITNSIPAAAAAVSSSSSSPTNLSRYENQKRRDWNTFGQYLKNHRPPLSLPRCSGAHVLEFLRYLDQFGKTKVHTQICPFFGNLNPPAPCSCPLRQAWGSLDALIGRLRAAYDENGGGPPESNPFGARAVRLYLREIRDSQAKARGISYEKKKRKRPNPPAAGMITPPTN; encoded by the coding sequence ACAAATGCTCATCTCCAACCCACCAAATTTAACAACCATCATCACCAACTCCATccccgccgccgccgccgccgtatcatcatcatcttcttctccgACGAATCTCAGCCGATACGAGAACCAAAAACGCCGTGACTGGAACACTTTCGGTCAATACCTTAAGAACCACCGTCCTCCACTCTCACTCCCCAGATGCAGCGGTGCCCATGTCCTTGAATTCCTCCGTTACCTCGATCAATTCGGGAAAACTAAAGTTCATACACAAATTTGCCCTTTTTTTGGTAACCTTAACCCACCCGCCCCTTGTTCTTGCCCTCTCCGACAGGCGTGGGGTAGTTTAGATGCACTCATTGGCCGACTCCGGGCGGCTTACGACGAAAATGGTGGCGGCCCACCTGAGTCTAACCCGTTTGGGGCCCGTGCTGTTAGGCTTTATCTTCGTGAAATTCGTGATTCTCAGGCTAAGGCTAGAGGAATTAGTTATGAGAAGAAGAAACGAAAACGGCCAAATCCACCGGCGGCGGGGATGATTACACCTCCGACGAACTGA